The proteins below are encoded in one region of Halorhodospira halochloris:
- the htpX gene encoding protease HtpX produces the protein MKRVFLFLATNLAVIVVLGIVLNILFVFLGIPGILDAQGQINIAGLMLFAALFGFGGSFISLAMSKFIAKKSMGVQIISTPDGGVNTASLDPKLQRVVQTVKQQAKRKGIGEPEIGVFDSPTPNAFATGARRDKSLVAVSTGLLQNMSDDEVDAVLGHEVSHVANGDMVTLALIQGVVNTFVIALARVVGVMVDRHVFGNEDGYGVGYFVTSIIAEIIFAILASTIVMWFSRQREFRADSGGAALTSREAMANALGRLKAMQDAPEDMPSSMRAFGIRSGGSSFGRLFMSHPPLEERIEALRRAA, from the coding sequence ATGAAGCGGGTGTTTCTGTTTCTAGCAACAAACCTGGCTGTAATCGTCGTGCTCGGGATAGTCTTGAACATACTGTTCGTATTCCTGGGCATACCGGGCATCCTTGATGCACAAGGACAAATCAACATCGCCGGATTGATGCTGTTTGCCGCGCTGTTCGGTTTCGGGGGATCCTTCATATCCCTGGCAATGTCGAAGTTCATTGCTAAAAAGTCCATGGGGGTTCAGATAATCAGCACCCCCGACGGCGGGGTAAACACCGCATCACTTGACCCAAAACTGCAGCGGGTTGTGCAAACCGTCAAGCAACAAGCCAAACGCAAGGGTATCGGCGAACCGGAGATAGGCGTTTTCGACTCGCCCACCCCGAACGCCTTTGCCACCGGTGCACGTCGCGACAAGTCACTGGTTGCAGTAAGCACCGGCCTGCTGCAGAACATGAGCGATGATGAGGTCGATGCGGTACTAGGCCACGAAGTCAGCCACGTTGCCAACGGTGACATGGTGACGCTGGCGCTTATTCAAGGCGTAGTTAACACCTTCGTTATTGCCTTAGCCAGAGTAGTAGGCGTCATGGTTGATCGCCATGTATTCGGTAATGAAGATGGCTACGGTGTTGGCTACTTTGTAACCTCCATCATCGCCGAGATAATCTTCGCTATCCTGGCTTCAACCATAGTCATGTGGTTCTCACGCCAGCGCGAGTTCCGCGCCGACAGCGGCGGTGCCGCACTGACCAGCCGGGAAGCAATGGCCAACGCCTTGGGCCGTCTAAAGGCCATGCAGGATGCCCCCGAGGATATGCCATCTTCGATGCGCGCCTTCGGCATCCGCAGCGGCGGGAGCTCATTCGGCAGGCTGTTCATGTCCCATCCGCCGCTTGAGGAGCGCATCGAGGCACTGCGCCGCGCCGCTTAA
- a CDS encoding amino acid-binding protein yields MKIQQLSLFLENQPAHLKHPCDALAAAGINIRTLSLADSEQFGILRLIVPQWQQAKQVLEEAGCAVRVDEVVALEINDEVGGLAKVLGTLESGGHNIEYMYAFTSGPSGKAIMIMRFNDTDGAITTLEGAQINVLDSVSLFE; encoded by the coding sequence ATGAAGATTCAGCAACTTTCTCTGTTCCTGGAGAACCAACCGGCCCATTTAAAGCATCCGTGTGATGCCCTAGCAGCAGCCGGGATAAATATTCGGACCCTCTCGCTGGCCGACTCCGAGCAGTTCGGCATCCTCCGCCTGATCGTGCCGCAGTGGCAGCAGGCAAAACAGGTGCTTGAAGAGGCCGGCTGCGCGGTACGGGTCGATGAGGTAGTAGCACTGGAGATCAACGATGAGGTTGGTGGCCTAGCCAAGGTGCTAGGCACTCTCGAGAGCGGCGGTCATAACATAGAGTACATGTACGCCTTTACCTCCGGACCTAGCGGCAAGGCGATCATGATAATGCGCTTCAACGATACCGACGGTGCCATTACCACCCTGGAAGGGGCACAGATAAATGTGCTCGACTCAGTATCGCTTTTCGAATAG